A genomic segment from Nitrosopumilus sp. K4 encodes:
- a CDS encoding universal stress protein, translating to MIRKKIKKILVPLDGSKNSMRGLDEAIYLARQCHATITGLYVIPIYPRNFADAIMPYQIHLSKSAKKFMSNAKTNCAKKGIVFRSKIMFGSPIGEIEDLSKNKKFDIIVIGSRGQSGLKEVFLGSVANAIVHKSKIPVLVIK from the coding sequence ATGATTAGGAAAAAAATTAAGAAAATCCTAGTTCCACTTGATGGTTCTAAGAACTCTATGAGAGGATTGGATGAAGCAATTTATCTTGCAAGACAATGTCATGCAACAATTACAGGATTGTATGTGATTCCTATTTATCCTAGAAATTTTGCTGATGCAATAATGCCGTATCAAATTCACCTATCAAAATCAGCTAAAAAATTCATGAGTAATGCAAAGACAAATTGTGCAAAGAAAGGAATTGTCTTCAGATCAAAAATTATGTTTGGCAGTCCAATTGGTGAGATTGAAGATCTATCTAAAAACAAAAAATTTGACATCATAGTTATTGGCTCAAGAGGGCAAAGTGGATTAAAGGAAGTGTTTTTGGGTAGTGTTGCAAACGCCATAGTTCATAAATCAAAGATTCCGGTATTAGTCATAAAATAG
- a CDS encoding CrcB family protein — translation MKGLEFVFLAGGSVFGAFIRYKITESPLLFNTLPLNVLIVNVIGAFILGMFVVFSNQWNLDSRYSLFAAVGFCGSLTTMSSFALDSSNLIDNHHYLTMGLNVLANVGLSIGTLIGGKTLMNAIIN, via the coding sequence ATGAAAGGTTTAGAATTTGTGTTTTTGGCAGGAGGTTCTGTATTTGGAGCTTTTATTAGATACAAAATTACTGAATCGCCACTTTTGTTTAATACACTCCCACTAAATGTCTTAATTGTAAATGTGATTGGAGCATTTATTCTTGGAATGTTTGTAGTATTTTCAAATCAATGGAACCTTGATAGTAGATATTCGCTTTTTGCAGCCGTTGGATTTTGTGGCTCACTTACAACAATGTCTTCTTTTGCATTAGATTCTAGCAATCTAATAGACAATCATCATTATCTAACTATGGGATTGAATGTTTTAGCAAATGTGGGGTTATCAATTGGTACATTAATTGGAGGAAAAACTTTGATGAATGCTATAATTAATTGA
- a CDS encoding universal stress protein has protein sequence MKKSLYLSILVPLDGSKFSEKALLHACEMAKNYQSRLILLYVVEKSLPINLLDRKEYLDILRKFGKKVLINAKNTTTKRGVDSKIVMKEGNITDEIVKLAKKEQCNLIVVGSKGLGATARFFLGSVSNKLANNSPCSILIVK, from the coding sequence ATGAAAAAATCACTCTACTTGAGTATTCTCGTTCCGCTTGATGGATCAAAATTTTCAGAAAAAGCTCTTTTACATGCATGTGAAATGGCAAAAAATTATCAATCTCGATTAATTTTGTTATATGTAGTTGAAAAATCATTACCAATCAATTTGTTGGATAGAAAGGAATATCTTGATATTTTGAGAAAATTTGGAAAAAAAGTTTTGATTAATGCAAAAAATACTACAACAAAACGCGGTGTTGATTCAAAAATAGTAATGAAAGAAGGAAATATCACTGATGAAATTGTTAAGCTTGCAAAAAAAGAACAATGTAACTTGATTGTTGTTGGTTCAAAAGGGTTGGGCGCTACAGCAAGATTCTTTTTAGGAAGTGTTTCAAATAAACTTGCAAATAATTCTCCTTGTTCTATCCTTATTGTAAAGTAA
- a CDS encoding universal stress protein → MNVKKILVPLDGSKNSMRGLDEAIYLARQCHATITGLYVVPLSKPKTDSQISYIEKYLLQNADKYMSKAKTKCAKNGIVFLDDIVYGDEGPKIISYATNKKFDIIVIGSRGMSSIKEAFLGSTSNYVLHKSKIPVLIVK, encoded by the coding sequence ATGAATGTTAAGAAAATCCTAGTTCCACTTGATGGTTCTAAGAACTCTATGAGAGGATTGGATGAAGCAATTTATCTTGCAAGACAATGTCATGCAACAATTACAGGATTGTATGTAGTTCCCTTATCAAAACCAAAAACAGATTCCCAGATATCCTATATCGAAAAGTATCTTTTACAAAATGCAGACAAATACATGTCAAAAGCAAAGACAAAATGTGCAAAAAACGGAATTGTGTTTTTAGATGATATAGTTTATGGAGACGAAGGACCAAAAATTATTAGTTATGCAACTAACAAAAAATTTGACATCATAGTTATTGGTTCAAGAGGTATGAGTTCAATTAAAGAGGCATTTCTAGGAAGTACATCAAATTATGTTTTACATAAATCAAAAATTCCTGTTTTGATTGTAAAATAA
- a CDS encoding universal stress protein, with the protein MFSKMLTKILVPYDGSKYSSKALSRAIELAHNLDSEIFLYSVINVDYISPPGMLGLTRTKSEKESAKKWEKTVNIEAEKMLKTALKKCEDKGITASYSIGRGNIASEILNFSKKKKISLIVIGSQGLHGIGKFKTLGSVSRRVSEYASCPVLLIR; encoded by the coding sequence ATGTTTTCAAAAATGCTTACAAAAATACTTGTTCCATACGATGGTTCAAAATATTCTTCAAAGGCATTGTCAAGAGCAATAGAATTAGCTCATAATTTAGATTCAGAGATATTTTTGTATTCAGTAATTAATGTAGATTATATTTCGCCACCTGGAATGTTAGGATTAACCAGAACAAAATCTGAAAAAGAATCTGCAAAAAAATGGGAAAAAACTGTCAACATAGAAGCTGAGAAAATGTTGAAAACGGCTCTAAAAAAATGTGAAGACAAAGGAATTACAGCCTCCTATAGCATAGGAAGAGGAAATATTGCAAGTGAGATACTAAATTTTTCAAAAAAGAAAAAAATTTCATTAATAGTAATTGGTAGTCAAGGTTTGCATGGAATTGGCAAATTCAAAACTTTAGGTAGTGTTAGTAGAAGAGTTTCTGAATATGCAAGCTGTCCTGTATTATTAATTAGGTAA
- a CDS encoding cyclic nucleotide-binding/CBS domain-containing protein, with protein MAHTFVKDIMISDLASLDLSTTIKDAAKIMDEKNIGCVIVTKNNLPVGILTERDFVKRITSKEIPLSSTLEKVISSPLIDIGPDETVWEAAQIMKTKNIHKLPVRKDDKIIGIVTTTDLVKICSVGSDSEMRRICDQILTRMEKNM; from the coding sequence ATGGCACATACTTTTGTTAAAGACATTATGATCAGCGATCTAGCCTCACTAGATCTATCTACTACAATAAAAGATGCGGCAAAAATAATGGATGAAAAAAATATTGGTTGTGTTATTGTAACAAAAAACAACCTTCCAGTTGGAATTTTAACAGAACGGGATTTTGTAAAACGAATTACATCAAAAGAAATTCCCCTTTCATCAACTTTAGAAAAAGTGATATCTTCACCACTAATTGATATTGGACCAGATGAAACGGTTTGGGAAGCAGCACAAATAATGAAAACAAAGAACATTCACAAATTGCCAGTAAGGAAAGATGATAAAATAATTGGAATTGTAACAACTACTGATCTAGTTAAAATTTGTAGCGTAGGTTCTGATTCTGAAATGAGAAGGATCTGTGATCAAATATTGACACGAATGGAAAAAAACATGTGA
- a CDS encoding DUF1059 domain-containing protein, whose translation MTIKLRCEDYGFECNFVLEGEKSVGLLEQLRKHFEDEHGIDYTTEAITQMIMNRGHSLESIKKD comes from the coding sequence ATGACCATAAAACTCCGATGTGAAGACTACGGTTTTGAGTGCAATTTTGTTCTAGAGGGAGAGAAAAGTGTTGGATTACTTGAACAGTTAAGAAAACATTTTGAAGATGAACATGGAATTGATTATACAACTGAGGCAATTACTCAGATGATTATGAATCGTGGCCATTCATTAGAATCAATTAAAAAAGATTAA
- a CDS encoding CBS domain-containing protein produces the protein MSEDAKGITVKDIMTKSVIAVDSTATVNEAAKMMEDAKVGSVIVMENNTPVGIVTDRDFAVKVAAHAYQISTSVKQIMSSPLITIGPDESVWMISDLMYTRGVRKLPVIENDQVIGMVTATDLVNQLAVSTDEDIQKMFHESIIKVYKQYSPYN, from the coding sequence ATGAGCGAAGATGCAAAAGGGATTACGGTCAAAGACATTATGACAAAATCAGTTATTGCAGTTGATTCCACAGCTACTGTTAATGAAGCGGCTAAAATGATGGAAGATGCAAAAGTTGGTTCAGTAATAGTTATGGAAAATAACACTCCTGTCGGAATTGTTACTGATAGAGACTTTGCTGTCAAAGTCGCTGCTCATGCATACCAAATTTCAACTTCTGTAAAACAAATAATGTCTTCTCCTCTAATTACTATTGGACCAGATGAGTCTGTATGGATGATTTCTGATTTAATGTATACTAGAGGAGTAAGAAAACTACCTGTTATTGAAAATGATCAAGTGATTGGAATGGTAACTGCAACAGATCTTGTAAATCAACTTGCAGTCTCAACTGATGAAGATATTCAAAAAATGTTTCACGAATCAATTATCAAAGTATACAAACAATATAGTCCATACAACTGA